The Agarilytica rhodophyticola genome has a window encoding:
- a CDS encoding peptidase domain-containing ABC transporter gives MKFFNQVSFPFCRQFDQMDCGPTCLQMVAKYYGRQLSLEKLRERCFLSREGVSLLGVSDAAEDIGLRSLAVQVHIDKLIQDVELPCIAHWQQNHFVVIYKVTKSRIYISDPRLGKVSYTKKEFLENWEYENKEGVLLLLQPTPEFSNKNLELDDERHSISFILNYLKKYKAYIIQLFVGMLFGSILSLIFPFLSQSIVDYGIQHQDMEFIYLILTAQILLFIGKVAIEFIRSWILLHIGTRINISIVSDFLTKLMKLPMSFFDTRMMGDIIQRVHDHERIENFLTNSTLNVLFSLVNLVIFSFVLGFYNLSILLVFIIGTLFHSAWIFIFLGKRKSIDHMIFTEEASHQNNLIQLITGMHEIKLYGCERSKRWEWERIQARLFKINVKGLTIEQYQEAGALFINELKNILVVFLSAKLVIEGEITLGMMMAISYIIGQLNNPVMQLIQFVHSLQDAKISFDRLSEIHNKKNEVDANSVVGIYKNKTEGIYLNQVSFQYSGPNSEKILEKITMQAPKASVTAIVGASGSGKTTLLKLLLKYYPIIEGNISIGKINLNNINTREWRKNCGVVMQDGFLFSDSIQKNISIDDESTDIDRLYEAARIANIHDYIQELPLGYQTKIGADGHGLSQGQKQRILIARAVYRDPDYLFFDEATSALDAKNERIIIDNLSKFYKGKTVVIIAHRLSTVKNADQIVVLDKGKIVEQGNHISLTSQKSYYYDLVKNQLELGN, from the coding sequence ATGAAGTTTTTTAACCAAGTTAGTTTTCCTTTCTGTAGGCAATTTGATCAAATGGATTGTGGGCCAACTTGTTTACAAATGGTTGCGAAGTATTATGGCCGCCAATTATCATTAGAAAAGTTACGTGAGCGTTGTTTCCTTTCCAGAGAAGGAGTGTCTTTGTTAGGCGTTAGTGACGCTGCAGAAGATATAGGCTTAAGATCCTTAGCTGTTCAGGTTCACATCGATAAGCTAATCCAGGATGTAGAGTTACCTTGTATCGCACATTGGCAACAAAATCACTTTGTGGTGATATATAAAGTTACCAAGAGTCGTATTTATATTTCTGATCCTCGATTAGGTAAAGTTTCATATACTAAAAAAGAGTTTTTAGAGAATTGGGAATACGAAAATAAAGAAGGTGTTCTATTACTCCTCCAACCTACACCAGAATTTTCTAATAAGAACCTTGAGTTGGATGATGAGAGGCATTCGATTTCTTTCATCTTAAATTATCTGAAGAAATATAAAGCCTATATTATTCAGTTATTCGTCGGCATGCTATTCGGTAGTATTTTAAGTTTGATATTTCCGTTCTTAAGCCAATCCATTGTGGATTATGGTATTCAGCACCAAGATATGGAGTTTATTTACTTAATATTGACGGCACAAATTCTTTTATTTATTGGCAAAGTTGCTATTGAATTTATTCGCAGCTGGATTTTACTTCATATAGGGACACGCATAAATATTAGTATTGTGTCAGATTTTCTTACCAAACTAATGAAGCTTCCCATGTCTTTTTTTGATACTAGAATGATGGGTGATATTATTCAGCGGGTTCATGACCATGAAAGAATTGAAAATTTTTTAACGAATTCAACATTAAATGTGCTTTTTTCCTTGGTTAATCTCGTCATATTTAGCTTTGTTTTAGGTTTCTATAATTTGAGTATATTGCTTGTTTTTATCATCGGAACACTTTTTCACTCAGCATGGATCTTTATTTTCTTAGGAAAACGCAAATCTATCGATCATATGATTTTTACCGAAGAAGCTAGTCATCAAAATAACTTGATACAGTTAATAACGGGTATGCATGAAATTAAGCTATATGGATGTGAGAGAAGCAAACGTTGGGAATGGGAGAGAATACAAGCAAGGCTTTTTAAAATTAATGTTAAAGGGTTAACTATTGAGCAATACCAGGAGGCTGGCGCACTTTTTATTAATGAGCTAAAAAATATTTTAGTGGTGTTTTTGTCGGCAAAACTAGTTATTGAAGGTGAAATTACTCTGGGAATGATGATGGCTATATCTTATATTATCGGCCAGTTAAACAACCCAGTTATGCAACTTATCCAGTTCGTTCATTCCCTACAAGATGCCAAAATAAGTTTTGATAGATTGAGTGAAATTCACAATAAGAAGAACGAAGTAGATGCAAATTCGGTAGTTGGTATTTATAAGAATAAGACTGAGGGCATATATCTAAATCAAGTAAGTTTCCAATATTCTGGGCCAAATTCAGAAAAAATATTAGAAAAAATTACTATGCAGGCACCTAAAGCAAGTGTGACAGCTATCGTTGGCGCCAGCGGTAGTGGTAAGACAACATTGCTCAAATTATTGCTTAAATACTACCCTATTATTGAGGGTAATATTAGTATAGGAAAAATAAACCTCAATAATATCAATACTAGAGAATGGAGAAAAAATTGTGGTGTTGTAATGCAAGATGGTTTTTTATTTTCTGACTCCATACAAAAAAATATTTCTATAGACGATGAAAGTACTGATATTGATCGACTATATGAGGCAGCTAGAATAGCTAATATCCATGACTATATACAAGAGCTTCCACTAGGTTATCAAACAAAAATTGGTGCGGATGGTCATGGTCTAAGTCAAGGTCAAAAGCAGAGAATATTGATAGCTAGAGCTGTGTATCGAGATCCTGACTACTTATTCTTTGATGAGGCGACAAGTGCCCTCGACGCTAAAAATGAACGTATTATCATTGATAACCTAAGCAAGTTTTATAAAGGAAAGACAGTTGTGATAATTGCTCATCGACTAAGTACAGTTAAAAATGCTGACCAAATTGTTGTTCTAGATAAGGGTAAAATTGTTGAACAAGGAAATCATATATCTTTAACATCCCAAAAAAGTTACTACTATGATTTAGTTAAAAATCAGCTGGAGTTGGGTAATTAG
- the gwsG gene encoding grasp-with-spasm system ATP-grasp peptide maturase, with protein sequence MSKLILIISEEADLSTETVIDWIDYIGYSFIRINENDTITLNKLVIDDGQISFTLEVDGRLIYSDNIHGVWYRRGFINMHIDINISEDIPNYELVESFIQRDRSAISEFFHMFLHQEYRGLGIQDKTEISKLTSLYYAQKAGLMVPQSLSTSRKESALTFMHSGEYICKGLHMSTGLTKSITHDCLSNLDEYFMPSLIQRRIKKAYELRIFYLSGTCYSMAIFSQLDSKTEIDFRNYNDEKPNRTVPYKLPKVIEEKLVLFMNYVGLDSGSIDIIVTDSNDYIFLEVNPVGQFEMTSYPCNYNLSKKITEYLIG encoded by the coding sequence ATGTCAAAATTAATACTTATTATCAGCGAAGAAGCAGACCTTAGTACCGAAACAGTAATAGACTGGATCGACTATATCGGGTACTCGTTTATTCGAATTAATGAAAATGACACGATTACTCTTAACAAATTAGTTATTGATGATGGACAAATTTCATTCACACTGGAAGTTGATGGAAGATTAATTTACTCCGATAATATTCATGGCGTATGGTATAGACGTGGATTTATTAATATGCATATAGACATTAATATATCAGAAGATATACCCAACTATGAACTTGTAGAGAGTTTTATCCAACGAGACAGATCTGCTATATCCGAATTTTTTCATATGTTTTTGCATCAAGAATATAGAGGTTTAGGCATACAAGATAAAACTGAAATAAGCAAATTAACTTCGCTATATTATGCACAGAAAGCCGGCCTAATGGTACCACAGTCGCTTAGCACTTCACGCAAGGAAAGTGCACTTACGTTTATGCACAGTGGGGAGTATATATGTAAAGGACTTCATATGAGTACAGGCTTAACTAAATCTATAACTCATGATTGCCTATCCAATCTCGACGAATATTTTATGCCTTCTCTTATTCAAAGGAGAATAAAAAAAGCTTACGAATTGAGAATATTTTATTTATCCGGAACTTGTTATAGCATGGCCATATTCTCACAACTCGACTCTAAAACAGAAATTGACTTTAGGAACTATAATGATGAAAAGCCCAACAGAACAGTTCCTTACAAACTCCCTAAAGTTATTGAAGAGAAGTTGGTTTTATTTATGAACTATGTTGGTTTGGATAGTGGATCGATTGATATCATTGTTACTGATAGTAACGATTATATTTTTTTAGAAGTTAACCCAGTAGGTCAATTCGAAATGACTTCTTACCCTTGCAATTATAACTTATCAAAAAAAATCACAGAATATTTAATTGGATAG